The following proteins are co-located in the Desulfoscipio sp. XC116 genome:
- a CDS encoding GNAT family N-acetyltransferase, with amino-acid sequence MTVLVLETSRLYLRKIQVDDYNDICTILQDIDVMYAWGHAFSDIEVTEWINENIMRYSRDGYSYWAVIEKISDKLIGVTGLIAEKVDNEDHVGVGYIYDKAYWKKGYAFEGAAACVDYAFNTLHINEITAQIRPENESSRKVAEKLGMSIKKDFIRRYKGEDIPHLLYACNSLVQARLPEKTVAE; translated from the coding sequence GTGACTGTTTTGGTATTAGAAACATCCCGCCTGTATTTGAGAAAAATACAAGTTGATGATTACAACGATATTTGCACGATTTTACAAGATATTGACGTAATGTATGCGTGGGGACATGCCTTTTCCGACATAGAAGTAACCGAGTGGATTAATGAGAATATTATGAGGTACAGCCGGGATGGTTACAGTTATTGGGCTGTTATAGAAAAAATATCTGATAAACTTATAGGTGTTACCGGGCTTATAGCAGAGAAAGTTGATAACGAAGATCATGTTGGTGTTGGCTATATCTACGATAAGGCATATTGGAAAAAAGGATATGCGTTTGAGGGTGCCGCAGCTTGTGTTGATTATGCTTTCAATACTTTGCATATAAATGAAATAACAGCCCAAATCCGACCCGAAAATGAATCTTCAAGAAAAGTAGCGGAAAAACTTGGTATGTCCATAAAGAAGGACTTTATAAGACGATACAAAGGTGAAGATATACCTCATCTGCTTTATGCTTGT